The proteins below come from a single Metarhizium brunneum chromosome 1, complete sequence genomic window:
- the pms1 gene encoding DNA mismatch repair protein, with product MAATIKPIEGRSIHLIQSGQVIVDLCSVVKELVENSIDAGATIIDVRFKNQGLDLVEVQDNGSGICPANYPSIALKHHTSKLSSYSDIASLRTFGFRGEALASLCALSSVTITTCLESEVPRGCKLGFEISGKLASTTMVASQRGTTVSVEKLFHNLPVRRRELERNIKREWHKVIALLNQYACVQTNLKFSVSQQPTKGKRIILFSTKSNPTTRENIINIFGSKAMSTLVSLDLLLEMHPSNVGPDLRTDQESKQVRILGHVSRPVHGDGRQAPDRQMFFVNGRPCGLPQFAKTFNEVYKAYNISQSPFIFADVQLDTKMYDVNVSPDKRSILLHDQSLLLDRLRSSLIRLFDSHDYQLPTTQVLITETPSCPASVDANRRSIPLIRENPPYTSESELSATSHGEPDGGSPSNTGFVKGKSSQLAMREEKIASGGREGAKIAPESLTKWFGCDANRPPISNSASQNTHVKQNRPSLSLFASSRTIALTDSDTEQTPQSQSLRRVDPIADTAPRNTTVVDHGTNSHKPSEAVSDSRSPTAFSWNAISSGPSTSLVQTIGHGDTVLLIQKKKPHKGAVPQTSENSHSSHLPNSGHTGKVCSFSEFQERNAQHSCSGCSSDPESTGDTILDDKLSSSNTKAELSEASTLHPKGMAKDNTENLGGARCVTPHSNQPQIEEDEHIDRSISDSNDEDNVAQGDTNGRPHANSSAARRTRALGDGLRKKFGTAQHSQIIRATEATLASLSSSWLAYSVRNISGPVEERVADITASDAESKLPLIIAKDDFSEMRVVGQFNLGFIIAVRPKSHRHTCHEANDADELFIIDQHASDEKFNFERLQLNTVIQSQRLVYPKALQLTALEEEIVLGNLSALEANGFKIQVDSTGGSPVGARCQLLALPLSREVAFTLNDLEELITLLAEESSGSRHIPRPSRVRKMFAMRACRSSIMIGKPLTTSQMYSLVRHMGELDKPWNCPHGRPTMRHLCSLLAWDKAKWVADLHGNSTTESWLAYSMDN from the exons ATGGCAGCTACAATCAAGCCTATAGAAGGACGAAGT ATCCATCTGATACAGTCTGGTCAGGTCATTGTAGACCTATGCTCTGTCGTGAAGGAGCTAGTAGAGAACAGCATTGATGCTGGTGCCACCATTATAG ATGTGCGCTTCAAAAATCAAGGCCTGGACTTGGTTGAAGTACAAGACAATGGCTCGGGCATCTGCCCTGCCAACTATCCTTCCATTGCCTTGAAGCACCATACTTCGAAACTATCGTCATACTCCGATATCGCGTCCTTGAGGACTTTCGGATTCCGAGGAGAAGCTCTGGCATCTTTATGTGCTCTATCGTCTGTAACCATCACCACTTGCCTTGAATCTGAGGTTCCGAGGGGCTGCAAACTTGGCTTCGAAATCTCGGGCAAACTCGCAAGCACAACAATGGTGGCATCCCAGAGAGGAACTACTGTATCGGTTGAAAAGTTGTTCCATAATTTGCCAGTGCGTCGCCGGGAGCTAGAGCGCAATATAAAAAGAGAATGGCATAAGGTCATTGCCTTGCTTAATCAATATGCTTGCGTCCAGACCAATCTCAAATTCTCTGTATCACAGCAGCCTACCAAGGGAAAGCGCATCATCCTATTTTCCACCAAGAGTAACCCCACCACTCGCGAAAATATAATCAATATATTCGGCTCCAAAGCAATGTCTACCCTGGTTTCTCTGGATCTGCTGCTGGAAATGCATCCATCAAATGTCGGTCCGGACTTACGGACTGATCAAGAGTCCAAGCAAGTGCGCATCCTGGGCCATGTTTCGCGTCCAGTTCATGGAGACGGCAGGCAAGCCCCAGATCGGCAAATGTTTTTTGTAAATGGAAGACCATGTGGGCTGCCACAATTTGCTAAGACATTCAACGAAGTTTATAAGGCTTACAACATCTCTCAGTCGCCATTCATATTCGCCGATGTTCAGCTCGATACAAAAATGTATGATGTGAATGTCAGTCCTGACAAACGGAgcattcttcttcatgaTCAAAGCTTGTTGCTCGATCGTCTTCGTTCATCTTTGATCAGATTGTTCGACAGTCATGACTATCAACTACCTACGACTCAGGTCCTCATTACAGAGACCCCGAGTTGTCCAGCTTCCGTCGATGCTAATAGGCGGTCAATACCTTTGATTAGAGAAAATCCGCCTTATACTTCCGAATCTGAGCTCTCCGCGACTTCACATGGTGAACCAGATGGGGGGTCTCCATCTAACACTGGCTTTGTTAAAGGGAAGTCATCGCAATTGGCAATGCGGGAGGAGAAGATTGCCTCAGGAGGAAGGGAAGGGGCCAAAATCGCACCAGAATCTCTCACAAAGTGGTTTGGGTGTGATGCAAACCGACCACCGATTTCAAACTCTGCTAGCCAAAATACGCATGTCAAACAGAACCGGCCTAGCTTGAGTTTATTTGCCTCGAGTCGGACGATAGCTTTAACCGACTCAGATACAGAACAGACCCCACAAAGCCAATCCTTGAGGCGCGTGGATCCTATCGCTGATACGGCACCAAGGAATACAACAGTGGTAGACCACGGAACCAATTCCCACAAGCCTAGTGAAGCCGTATCGGATTCGAGAAGTCCAACGGCGTTCTCTTGGAATGCCATCTCTAGTGGGCCATCAACGTCTTTAGTTCAAACAATTGGACATGGTGATACTGTACTGCTtatccagaagaagaaaccacaCAAGGGAGCGGTACCGCAAACTTCAGAGAACTCGCACTCTTCTCATCTTCCCAATTCAGGGCACACTGGAAAAGTTTGCAGTTTCAGCGAATTTCAAGAGAGAAACGCTCAGCATAGCTGTTCGGGTTGTTCATCTGACCCGGAAAGTACTGGAGATACTATCCTTGACGACAAGCTTTCTTCCTCTAATACGAAGGCAGAGCTATCGGAAGCATCGACTCTTCATCCCAAGGGAATGGCAAAAGATAATACGGAGAACTTAGGGGGCGCCAGATGTGTGACGCCACATTCTAACCAACCACAaattgaagaagacgagcacATTGACCGATCCATATCTGACTCAAACGATGAAGATAATGTCGCTCAAGGAGATACCAACGGAAGGCCTCATGCGAATAGTTCGGCAGCTCGTAGAACCAGAGCTCTGGGAGACGGACTACGCAAGAAGTTTGGAACAGCTCAACACTCACAGATAATACGAGCAACTGAAGCCACACTAGCGTCCCTCTCCAGCTCATGGTTGGCCTACTCAGTCCGAAACATTTCAGGTCCAGTTGAGGAGAGGGTAGCAGACATCACTGCATCTGACGCCGAATCAAAGCTCCCCCTTATTATAGCAAAAGATGACTTCTCGGAGATGAGAGTGGTCGGTCAATTTAATTTAGGGTTCATCATCGCAGTGCGTCCCAAATCACACCGGCATACATGCCATGAGGCTAATGACGCGGATGAGCTCTTTATAATAGATCAACATGCTTCGGACGAAAAATTCAACTTTGAACGACTACAATTGAATACTGTTATTCAGTCACAGCGACTTGTCTACCCCAAAGCACTCCAGCTGACGGCCCTGGAGGAAGAAATTGTTCTTGGGAATCTATCAGCCTTAGAAGCCAATGGTTTCAAAATCCAGGTGGATTCCACAGGAGGCTCGCCGGTTGGGGCGCGTTGCCAGCTCTTGGCATTACCCTTGAGCCGTGAAGTGGCCTTTACACTTAACGATTTGGAGGAACTGATCACATTGCTTGCTGAGGAGTCATCTGGTTCACGGCACATCCCCAGGCCGTCGAGAGTGCGTAAAATGTTCGCAATGAGGGCATGTCGGAGCAGTATCATGATCGGTAAACCCTTGACTACAAGCCAAATGTACTCGCTGGTAAGGCACATGGGTGAACTAGATAAGCCGTGGAATTGCCCGCATGGGCGGCCGACAATGCGTCATCTTTGCTCTCTGCTGGCCTGGGACAAGGCAAAGTGGGTGGCCGATTTGCATGGTAATTCTACAACAGAATCATGGCTCGCATACAGTATGGATAATTGA